The following proteins come from a genomic window of Rutidosis leptorrhynchoides isolate AG116_Rl617_1_P2 chromosome 10, CSIRO_AGI_Rlap_v1, whole genome shotgun sequence:
- the LOC139872985 gene encoding histone H2A — MDGAGKTKKGAGGRKGGGPRKKAVTRSVKAGLQFPVGRIGRYLKKGRYAKRVGTGAPVYLAAVLEYLAAEVLELAGNAARDNKKNRIIPRHVLLAIRNDEELGKLLAGVTIAHGGVLPNINAVLLPKKTGAAAATKEPKSPSKATKSPKKA; from the exons atGGACGGAGCCGGAAAGACAAAGAAAGGTGCCGGAGGAAGGAAGGGCGGCGGTCCAAGGAAGAAGGCGGTTACTCGTTCAGTCAAAGCCGGACTCCAGTTTCCGGTCGGAAGAATCGGTCGTTATTTGAAAAAAGGACGTTATGCTAAACGTGTTGGAACCGGTGCTCCGGTTTACCTCGCCGCCGTACTTGAATACCTTGCCGCTGAA GTTTTGGAGTTGGCTGGAAATGCAGCAAGGGATAACAAGAAGAACAGAATAATACCAAGGCATGTGCTTCTAGCAATTAGGAACGATGAAGAACTTGGAAAACTATTGGCTGGAGTAACAATTGCACATGGTGGTGTATTACCTAACATCAACGCTGTTCTATTGCCTAAGAagactggtgctgctgctgctacTAAAGAACCTAAATCTCCGTCAAAAGCAACCAAATCCCCTAAGAAAGCTTAA